In the genome of Ctenopharyngodon idella isolate HZGC_01 chromosome 16, HZGC01, whole genome shotgun sequence, the window ctctgaattctgacttcttttctcagaattgtgagataaaaagtcgcaattaccttttttattttttattcagtggtggaaacaagcttccatatatatCAGATGTGTGATTATCTACTTTCTTACTAAAATCTTACTTTACTTATTATATTTATCCAGAAGGttaatatctatatatatatatacagtgctgggtagattacttacaaattgtagtcagTTACTGGGTTACTTTTACgtgacaaaaattgtagttagtaacgtaatccattgcattacacatttaaggtaatataatcggactgctttttgattactttcaGATTACTTTTCACCTAACTCGTTTATCACATTGAATGGAATAGaataatcttgtaccatattgatataaaaaaaacaaagagaaagaaaatatattccagtctttatcaacaacatgaagtgcattaaatattacattacaaaaatctaaataataCACTTACTTAAAAaggatgaaatattttatttattatgtgacAACTGACATGAGAGAACTGTgaactattttttaaaatgtattattattattattgttgactTAATTTGATTATTAACCTAACTTATTAACTTATCGGCgggtacttcaagtaaatatattaggTCAAAGAACTTCAGCTTACAAAAAAGTTGTGGAATCCCTGCattgcatgtaaatatgaaattatgtaaatttgtacattttaatattttttgaagaCAAAAGCCTTCCAAATACAGCAATACGTGGTTAAATAACTCATTGagtgataattcaaataatactTAATGTGCTTGTCAGGAGTTGATTAGATATGCAGTGTtgcaatgttgagaaaacaCTTCTTAAAGTGAAATGTAAATCCAGTAATCAATTGCTGTGCGTGTCTCAGTTTTCAGTGATAGTCACATGACCTGTGGCTGGTCTGTGTGTGCGATTCCATAAACCTGGAAGACCATCTGAACTTATGTAAGCAGTAAgctttttaaaaaggaaaatttaTGAATTTACTGACATTCAGGGACACGGGAAGTGTTTTCACAGGATTGTAAATGCAACGcaaatttttgttcatttacatttatttattttcagcatgtagtaatttatttgtaataaacacTTTAAGTGGGCTATCAAAACATGTTATTTAtatgttaaattatgttttttaaaacatacacaCAGAGTGTGACGTCATTTTGTGACCTTTGCAGTGTGCTCCTTCTACTCCTCAGCGCAAGTCCACTTTCGGTGTTGTTGTTGTAAAGGTaggcatttttatttatgtgataAAAGTCAAATGCCCCGGTGTGTATGCTGTTCAAACTAGTGTTGTCATCGATACGCTTGTTGTACTTTGTGGAGTTTTGACGTGCTTTAGGGGCCATTCACAAGCGCTTGCGCTCCTGTGGCGTCTGTCCTGATTTTTCCCTGTTTCCTTGGTTTTCACATTTGCATTAGTGTCTATGGTTATTCATTGTTTGATTAATCTGCCACACCTGATTCTTGTTGTCCTCCCTTTGATTATCCTATATATATAGCCTTTTGAGTTTGAAGAGTTCTTTGTCTAATCTCATATTGTTTAATGGTTGTTCTTTTGCTGCGTGTTTGTATTCTGATTTCTTGAGAGTTCGTTATTTTGCTTTGAgtgttcattaaaaattaactGCTTCATTTAGATCCAGCCTCTATTCATCCTTGCCTCTGACAGAAGATCGCAGCCGAAAGCGCAATATCAGCACTACATCATTTggattaaattgtaattttagaaaatgataaataaatgtgcAATCAATCATTAGGCTTGAAGTCAGGGTGATTTGTATAAATATTAAGGATtctatcagaaaaaaaaagtgtcagatTAGtgtcaaacaataaatgtttaaatggctTGCCATAGCTGTCTGATGGGACAAGGCCTCTCTCTCTTTGGATGTGTGCCTCAACATCTCTATGTTATTCCCTACTCTTACATAGGCATTatctttaataatataaaggCAATAAAGATTGATGGATAAAGAGAACACTTATTATTGACAGATCTTCAAAAGGAAAGCTCAACATCTGAATTTTAATACCAAGTTTAATCCACACACCAGTTCCTGTCAGAGTGAAATACAGAAGTGTGGAGCCACTAACATGGATGTGCATGAAAAATAGTATTAAAACAGAgtgttgcattaaaaaaaaaaacaaacaaacaaacaaaaaaaatattttctttctcaaagtTCTTGgtcatgctaaaaaaaaatgcaggtaCCAAATCTGTCatcttttcattaaaaacagcaGATTAAGTAGAAACAGTGATGGACCTTATACATCTAAAACAAATGTGATCATCATGTGTGATATAAATCATTGCACTGTATGTTGATTGTTTTTGAAGCTGAGCAGCATGACTGACATATAACAATACTTGCTTATGTGTTGTCATGTTTAAGTTTTGTTCAAGTTATGTTTTGAATTGATGTCTTTTGTTATGCCTTTTgttatgtcttttattttgaagtttattCTTCCAGTTAGTGAttttcctgtttcctgtttCCCGTTtccttgttgtttttttccgtTCATGCCGTTTGTTCCTTGCCTATAATTGTCgtttattttgaatgatttatgtcatttatttgaataaactgcacttgggtacATGCCATAACTCAGTCTGGGTGTAAGATATTGTTTCAGCGGAACGCCACGATGAAGAATACTCTGAAACTGGCTTTCCTACTTATGATTTTTGTTGTTAATTTGTATGGTAGGTCatttctgcacacacacacacacacacacacacacacacacacacacacacacacacacacacacagatcattAAAACTGTCTCTTGTATGGTTTTTGTTTCAGAAGCTTTTTCCCAGGGTATTAAAACTGACTTTGTGTTAGTAAACACACCACCATATACATTCCTCGGTAATGGCAGCAGCTGTGAGAGAGCTGAATGGAGAAAGAGTTTCCCCACAGATGCAACTATTGCTACATACCAAAACAAGATCTGCCAGATTGAAAAAGGTTTTCATGAAGAATACATATGTAAAGAAAACCACCTGCTTCTCAACTCACCTAAATACACTGACAGTGGGCCCTATGAGTTCTTCTGTAATGGGGTTAAAAAAGCACTTAAACTGGATGTTTTatgtaagtctttactgtaTCTGATTCCTATAAAAGAGTTACTTGAGTCGATGTGTGAGCAGCATCAGCACATGATCAGCAACTGATTTTGGTTTAAAATATTCCCTTACAGATGCAGTAAAAGTGTATATGGCAGAGATGCACAACATCACCCTCGACTGTTATGCAGCCAATGTCAATGATGTGACGTGGCTGCATAAAGATGAAATAGTTTTGCACTATAAGAAAGATGGAACCATAATCCCTGGCAAAGGCTACGAGAGAAGAGTATCACTGGAGAAGAACTGCCTCAAAACCGGTAATCTTTCTTTGACCATCACTGAAGTTCGCAAGACAGATGCCGGATTATACCTCTGCTTAACGGATGACGAAACGACTAAGGGATACCCACACACCTATCTGTTACATGTGAACGGTAAGTCTGGGAAAGTCAATCTGAATCTTATTTTTCACTTGCATCATATGGtcaaatttctcatttttaatttttcttttttcattttgtcaACTTTGGCATAATGACGATCTGGTAAATTTTGCCTCTCattttcactctaaaaaaaagcAATCTGCTCTTTGATTCACACAGAGAAGCGCTCCAGTCCAGGAAACCAAACAGACTCCAACTCCAATGAAGCACAAACTCTCAGTTTTTATAAGACACTTGCCATCGTTTTTGGCATTTTCTCATGCATCCTTATTTTAGTTGTTGTGATACTTCTTTATAAGCTGTATTGTCTCACCTCCAAACCAAGCAATGGTCAATCCACACCAGCTACAGCCAGTTATCATGTGCAGAAGAGTGACGATGGCACCATCGACAATGACAACACAacatcacccaaaaatgaaagtcagTTAATGGTCAATCACCCTGTTCAGGAGAGCGACACCACAGGAAATAAGTCTTCCACCACCAAGCCTTTTTAATCTGCCAGAACGAGGCCTGTAAAGATCTAGGCCTGTTTGACACTGCCTGCTCAAGCAAAACAGTATTACTACAACACCAGGCTCATGTTGAGGTTTCACAGCATTTCTACTGCAAAATGAACTGCAAAGTAAAGAGATTTTGATTAATGGTTAGTGGGGCCTTTAAGAACTATTACACATTTGATCGTCATGAAATTTAATATACAAGCGGGACCACATATACATCTAAACGGTGTAGTTCACTCCAGCATTTCATGTTACTTTACTGTAAAAGACTGTTGATTAATAGTGTATTTTTATCACCCAATATGGACAGTGAAATTAATATGGTACTTGACTTCTCCTTACATCTTTTAGTCTTTTATAGTATATTGGCATTTTGGTAATCTAGTTCATTGTGCTGCCataattctatatatatatatttttatttttttgacagaaaGAAATAGATGTCTAAAATGTCTATTTATTTCCCCCCTCACCTGTGACAAATCAAAGcttgtttaatgttaatttgtgtGCTTTGGAAGGAAGACAATCTTTGTAATGTTTACAGTGCATCAACTCTGTTGACTGTCTCATCAAAACCTCATACAGGATGAGACTTGTGTATCTCCATTTTAATGTAAAGTAGGATTTTATTGACTTGTAAACACCTGTTTACTGTGGCCTTTGCTATTCCATttattttctgttctttttactaaatatactttaagagcattattttaagtgttggttttaactgtattttaccatttaatgtatttttgtccaGAGTGTTACTTTTAGAGCCAGTATGtattattatgtaaaattaGAAAAAAGTAGGTAATTTGTATGTATTAGAACCAATATTCAGAGTAATAAAATGCACtggtgaataaaatatatatttaatattgagcaaatggtatttttttaaatttacacaaacactgATGCACGtgcacacatgttgggtttctatgttttatggggacttattgatttattattgattattgacatattgatttttatactgtacaaactgtatattctatcccccaaccctaaatctacccatcacagaaaactttctacattttcacacttttaaacATTGACAttatcaacattgataatgatcataaatgtttcttgagcagcaaatcatcatattagaatgatttctgaaggatcatgtgacactgaagactggagtaatgatgctgaaaattcagcttagcatcaaatgacattttaaaatatattacaaaagaaaaaggttcacaatattactgtttatactgtattttaattaaagaaatgcagccttgggtataaattttttaaataattaaaaattgtaaactaaaaaaaaaaaaaaaacagtctttatcgacctcagacttttgaacggtagtgtatgtgtaTATCAAATAAGCCAAATAAACATGTGAATAACAGATGATTTACCTCCTTTCCCCTCACTGTCTGCAGGCTTCACTTGAATGGGCCGATtcatctgaaaaacaaaattaaaagttaatgtctaaatgattcaaatgacacaatatacatacagtactgtATACTCTATACATGCAACTGACAATTCTACCAATGAATTAAGACTTCCCATAAGcaacatttttaacagtgttttgCTCAGAGTGGCTTTGCTTTTGAAAGTGAATTTCTGTACAGACACAAACCTTGATGTTGTGGCTACAATTAAGTAGTAAGACAGGCCATGAGTACCAGCAGACTTACTCATAAACACAGTGATTTGTCGCCAACTACTGGCGTATCAACGTGCAGAACCTGATATTACCAAGTgcgacatgttcctggatcaacattccaatcaaccagtGAGATTTGAgagacaagtttacagtttatgtcaagtttatgTTTACAATCAAgattaggtgcttctacatcagtgttattcacctatcatttccctctgattttagggataacttgggtaggattaggtttaggggtggggatatggttaggactacattttcagatgggaatgttgttccaggatcaacaaaatatgctgTCTCAGGAATGTGTCTAACTCTGCAAAATCAGGACGTGCGTATATCAACGTACCTTGCAGAAAGAGTCATTAATACATAGACAGACAGTCTGTCTGGAACAAACAGACAActggagtgatacaaacagcgGCCTGTTATATCGGCTCTCTTGGAATTCTGCTCGACCAATCAGATTCCAAGAACGGAAATTACTTATGCATAAAAAAAAGCTAATGAACTTTCCACCATTATAATCCAAAGGACACAGTTCACTTACATGTTGACCCTATAGCGGGGCATAATGTCACACTACAATATGGGGTGGATCACAATGCAAACCtgccatttgttttttttttttttttttttttttttccacaattgctgaaaaagtatataatactatttggaaaaaaagtaccattacaaaaatactgtaatcaggacaacaaaacaaaaaagcacgGCCTCCTGTGGCTTCCCTAATATTCCACAACACATCTGTAACTGTCTTCTCAGTTATGAAATTATCAGTAATACAAATGATACACAATTcacaaaacagcaaaaatgtaGAAAGCTAAATATATCCTATTTGTAacaattttaatgaaattatcaaAATTTTAAACACTTGACTTCTGCAGAGTTACTGGATCATGTGTGCCCTATAAGACAATCAATAATGACCCTGACACCTTCAAATCAAATCATACAAGCTGTTTCCACATAGTAACAGCAGTTTATTCAGCGTAAGCTGCTCCATTGACTCACGTTTTTAAGATAACCTTGATGACTGCTGCACCATTTTTCCCCATGCCAGTCTATTTTGGTATAACTGATTTAAGACAACACAGAAAATGAAATCTGGCTGGTCACTTTACACGTCATGGATGGAATCAGAGACTTTATGCTGATTTCCATGTGCTCTtcagtatatgtatatatataatgtaaccTTTTGACCCTGCTGCCCCTGCACTTAAACTAATGTGCACAGGATTGTAGAGAGATCAGCTTTAGAATGATGGCCATCTGATCAGGATTACAGAGACACGCTGGATTACACTGAAGAgcatgtgtgtgaaagagagaatgTGTGAAATCCTGCCACTGAGATGTCTGGAATCAGAGTGTTGCTGAGTGCTTTAAAATGCGTTGCCGTGGCGCTGCTAGCGTGTTCTTTGTTGTTTCTATGGTGTTCTGGGATGTTGCTTAATGGCTCAAGACAAAACCACCAAGATTGATTCCACTAATAAGCCTGGTTTCAGTgagaaaaaacaaatcaaaacaggAAGACAGAATAGGAAGACATAAAGaactgcaaaatataaaaaagaaagaacctGTTTGTCTCTTGACATAAACAAAGTGTAagaaaaaagtaagatgaaagtAAATGTAGCCCTGCAGAGTAGGCCACGCACccttaatatgtatttaaaatcaACTAAAGTGATTAACAAATGAACCGCTGTATTAATCGTTTAACATTGTGTGTgacagaaatgttttgtttgcatTGGAAACAGTCCATAGATTCACTCCATGTGATTCGTCCTGTTAATTTACTATACTGGCAAGTGTTAAGTTGATGATCAGAAGGATTGTAATGAATCATTCATAACTGATTTGCACATTAGCCTACTAAAATCTTCTTAAAATACACTGATAACCACTATAATACACAGacgtaaaaatacaaaatgtaacTTATATTTGACAACGAATATAAGACTATTATattaactatttaaataaaatacactcCTTAatgggaaagttcacccaaaaataaaaatgatcccatgatttactcatcctcaagctatcctaggtgtatatgactattttctttcagacgaacaaaaaaagaagttatattaaaaaacatcctggctcttccaagctttataatgggagtgaatggggctcaAGATTTTGTAGCCCAAAAAAacgcatccatccattataaaagccACATGGCTTTTaaccacacggctccagggggttaataaaggccttcgtGAAGTGAAACGATGTTTTTTTGTAAGACaaacatccatatttataactttataaactagaatcactggcttcTGGCAGACGACTgtccggcggaagagtgacctatGATCCGATGCATGACGCAATGAtgaacgcggaagcgcagaggatacggtcacgaattagaagtctaaaatgagaatttttaaagagaaatgtcagaggatttcgatataagagaagaggagcttgagtttgttgcccagccctatttgtttgaaccgtgagaggcgtcaaagcttacgatactcctacatctaCGTCATacatcaggtcagaggtcactcttccgccagaATTCGACTTGTTTATATGTTTAAGTTTTATATactgatatttttcttacaaaaacccatcgcttcgcttacaaaggcctttattaaccccctggagccggtTATCTTTTGCTACTTATTTggttatcttttatgatggatggatgtgcttttttgggcttcaaaatctcaagcCCCATTCGAGCTTAGAAGAGCCAggataaatttaaatataactctgattgtgtttgtctgaaagaagacagtcatatacacctaggatagcttgattGTGAGTaaatcaattttcatttttgggtgaactatccctttaaatatgatCTAGGAACGTAATTTTACAGGTTTTTCcacttttatttttaccttttttattgtaaaactgcATGCATTGTCTTATGAATACAATATAGATTTTCACCTCAAATTATTATAATTcatactttttacatttttaagataaATTTACTGTCCTCATAAACCtaatatgattttatatatgatatatggCAAGGTAACTTACAGTTAACTGTTTTTATAAGTATCATTCTGCATTCTTTTCTGTTGAAATTACAATCCGTTTTAACAGTGTAGgagtgaaagaaagagaaagaaggatAGAAGACACGCTCTAGTTTCCTGGAGAGTCTCGAAGCTCATTTGTAGAATGTCACGAGCACAGTGATGTGCTTAGTCATGGAGAGAGATAGTGATACTACTGAGAATACAAGAATATGGGGGGAGGACTGTGCAACTGTGAAGGACAAATTTCAGATAGACAACACAATGAAGACATGAATGAGAAataagggagagagagaaaatcacACTATGAGAAGTGAGAACGAAATACATATATAATctataaaatctttaaaaatgttagttAGCTATACCACCTTTTAGTTGCCAGCACAAGGTCCACTTGCACCAGCATTACAACATATACTAGATGTTGCATGAATTGCCACTATGTTACAACTTAGACACTACTAAATATTAGTGCACTGCACctctaaacaaacacaaaatccCATGCATAAACTAAACATTTACATCATGTCCTTTAGATCAGGGGCCAGCTGCATAAACATAACCGCTAAGATAAGACTGCGTCTCAAGAACTAGTCTGGCGAACTAACAATTGGTTATCGCTATTCAGTCTTTCTTTTCAGATTCAAATTAGACCATCTACCTTTTCAtgtcttgaagaaaaaaattaaatgatcgcattacagttccatatcaccaAATGATTTCATTTCATAAGGTtcttacagcctacaaccgcaaaagaaaaaaacacaaaaaacacaacgacactgaccaagcaaataaatatagtaaacaatagagtaaaaacaacaattatTGTCAtgatttttgccacaaaatatgtCCTGAAAGGTCATACTCTTTTTCTCCCGctctcactcaaacacacacacatactgtacagacacacactcgcacagaaacgtgttgtcagcgctgctctgacgaattaatcagtaaaatagtttagcaacttaaaagctacatgacatttctcaccagcgaggtaataacgGTGCTCCGCTTCGCATTACCACctcaggtgtgcattattttgtaataattcaatgacctgtcgtcaattattccttacataacCTGACTTTATGATCCAGCTGATGAAAATGGGTTATAATTGTAAATTATAAACTAAaaccatataaacattttcatttcttgaaatgaaataaacattaactgaaataaaatgtaatgtgtttttttttcagatacatttcctattttcatttagttttagttgaagtactaaaataactaaaatgaaataaactaaaaatgaaacgtaaaataaagttataaaaagttataaaaattataaaaataaaaactatatagacatatttaaaacaaaacgaataaaaataacaaaaacataatacatttcctaaatctttaactaaaattaaaatgaaaaaaaaaaaaaatctaattcaaaatattagcaAAAACTGTCATAGTAATTTACAATTTAGtgtcaatgatactaaaataacactggtctgATCACTTAGTAAAGCTGCTCTGACCTCTAATACTTTAATGGTTTGATCACATGACTAACACTTTTCCTTTGCCTTAGAAAGATAGATTGGTGGATGGGTTACTCTTCACTGTATGATTGAAATATCCTTGAGGGGGCAAAAAAGGATGTACTGAAAAAAGCTTCCAAAATACTAGGTTAAATATTCCTTTGAGTCATATTCCTGTAACAGACTTATTAAATAAAGCATATCTACACATACAGGCAGCAGAATCCTCAGGCATGGAAACTGTCAGCACCTCAACATAATCCTGCTAGATGAGGGTTTCATTTAAACACATCTGTAAGGGTTTATATTAagtctctctcactcacacataaatagatttttatacactctctcactcatgcgtactcactctctcacacctCCTGTACAgtttacaaaacacacacagcaaGATGCACACACTCTGTAAATCTCAACCCCTGCAGTAATTCTGAAAGGATTTTTCATGGATTATGGAGCATTAAATCCAAGGATTATTCAAACAAATTGCATTTTACCCTCCATCCCCAGCCAACATGAAGTCATCGGACCAAACCATCTTACTGTGGGGGAGTTTGTGTGCTGctgatttgatattttgttttcacattgGACTAcaataccacacacacacacaggtttgttttgctatcaaagtgaggacattccataggcgtaatggtttttatactgtacattctctccccctacactactcctacccctaaacctacacatcacagaaaacattctgcatttttacgttttttaataaaacattgtttaatatgtttttaaagctatttttttttaaatatgaggactcgtcctcatatttaatgttacatcgtaataccagtgtaatacccatgtcattatacaaatttgtgtcctcaattatcacaaaaacaagcacacacacacacacacacacacacacacacacacacacac includes:
- the LOC127497396 gene encoding uncharacterized protein LOC127497396 isoform X1, with the translated sequence MKNTLKLAFLLMIFVVNLYEAFSQGIKTDFVLVNTPPYTFLGNGSSCERAEWRKSFPTDATIATYQNKICQIEKGFHEEYICKENHLLLNSPKYTDSGPYEFFCNGVKKALKLDVLYAVKVYMAEMHNITLDCYAANVNDVTWLHKDEIVLHYKKDGTIIPGKGYERRVSLEKNCLKTGNLSLTITEVRKTDAGLYLCLTDDETTKGYPHTYLLHVNEKRSSPGNQTDSNSNEAQTLSFYKTLAIVFGIFSCILILVVVILLYKLYCLTSKPSNGQSTPATASYHVQKSDDGTIDNDNTTSPKNESQLMVNHPVQESDTTGNKSSTTKPF
- the LOC127497396 gene encoding uncharacterized protein LOC127497396 isoform X2 — encoded protein: MKNTLKLAFLLMIFVVNLYAFSQGIKTDFVLVNTPPYTFLGNGSSCERAEWRKSFPTDATIATYQNKICQIEKGFHEEYICKENHLLLNSPKYTDSGPYEFFCNGVKKALKLDVLYAVKVYMAEMHNITLDCYAANVNDVTWLHKDEIVLHYKKDGTIIPGKGYERRVSLEKNCLKTGNLSLTITEVRKTDAGLYLCLTDDETTKGYPHTYLLHVNEKRSSPGNQTDSNSNEAQTLSFYKTLAIVFGIFSCILILVVVILLYKLYCLTSKPSNGQSTPATASYHVQKSDDGTIDNDNTTSPKNESQLMVNHPVQESDTTGNKSSTTKPF